The DNA region GATTCCGCGTTCTCGCCGTCCATGTACTGGAGCGGCAGGACACCCATGCCGAGCAGGTTGGAGCGGTGGATCCGCTCGTACGACTCGGCGATCACCGCCTTGACTCCCAGCAGTGCCGTTCCCTTGGCCGCCCAGTCGCGCGACGACCCGGAGCCGTACTCCTTGCCGCTGAGCACGACCAGCGGGGTCCCGGCGGCCAGGTAGTTCTCGGAGGCCTCGTAGACCGAGGTGACCTTCGCGTCGTCACCCTCACCGGTGGTGAAGTCGCGGGTGAAGCCGCCCTCGGTCCCCGGCGCCAGCTGGTTGCGCAGCCGGATGTTGGCGAACGTGCCCCGGATCATCACCTCGTGGTTGCCGCGCCGCGAGCCGTAGGAGTTGAAGTCCTTACGCTCGACGCCGTGCTCGGCCAGGTACTTCCCGGCCGGCGAGTCCGCCCGGATCGAGCCGGCGGGGCTGATGTGGTCGGTGGTCACCGAGTCGCCGACCTTGACCAGCACCCGGGCGCCGTCGATGTCGGTGACCGGCGCCGGCTCACGCTGCATGCCGTCGAAGTAGGGGGGCTTGCGGACGTAGGTGGACTCGGGGTCCCAGGTGAAGATCTGGCCCTGGGGGGTGGGCAGCGACTGCCAGCGCTCGTCGCCGGCGAAGACGTCGGCGTAGTCGGTCACGAACATCTCGCGGGCGATCGAGCCGCTGACCACTTCTTCGATCTCGGCGGTGCTGGGCCAGATGTCGCGCAAGAAGACGTCCTGGCCCTCGGGGTCCTTGCCCAACGGCTCGTTGAACAGGTCGATGTCCATCGTTCCGGCCAGCGCGTAGGCCACCACCAGGGGCGGTGAGGCGAGGTAGTTCATCTTGATGTCGGGGTTGATCCGGCCCTCGAAGTTCCGGTTGCCCGACAGCACCGCCGTGACGGCCAGGTCGGCGGAGTTCACCGCGGCGCTGACCTCGGGGATCAGCGGTCCGGAGTTGCCGATGCAGGTGGTGCAGCCGTAGCCGACCAGGTTGAAGCCGAGCTTGTCCAGGTACGGGGTCAGGCCGGAGCGGTCGTAGTAGTCGCTGACCACCTTGGAGCCGGGCGCCAGCGAGGTCTTGACCCACGGCTTGCGGGTGAGCCCCTTCTCGACGGCCTTCTTCGCCAGCAGCGCCGCGCCGATCATCACCGACGGGTTCGAGGTGTTGGTGCACGAGGTGATGGAGGCGATCGTCACCGCGCCGTGGTCCAGGTCGAACTCGGCGCCGTCGGCCAGCCGCACGCGGGTCGGCGAGCTCGGCCGCCCGCTGCCCCCCGCTGACCCGGCGCCGGCCGAGATCAGCTGGTTGGGGTCGGGCTCGGAGTCGCCGGAGGTCTGGCTGGGCGGGTCGCTGGCCGGGAAGGACTCCATCGACGCCTCGTCCTGCCCGGCGGCGCCGGCGGCGACCGGGTTGATCGGGTCATCGACGTAGGCGCTGAGCGCGGTCCGGAACGCCGGCTTGGACTCGGTGAGCGACACCCGGTCCTGCGGGCGCTTGGGGCCGGCGATCGAGGGCACCACGGTGCCCAGGTCGAGTTCGAGGTACTCGGAGTACTCGGCCTCGGCGGACGGGTCGTGCCAGAGGCCCTGGGCCTTGGCGTAGGCCTGAACCAGCGCGATCTGCTCGGGACTGCGTCCGGTCAGCTCGAGGTACTTGACCGTCTCGTCGTCGATCGGGAACACCGCGATGGTCGAGCCGTACTCCGGGCTCATGTTGCCGATCGTGGCGCGGTTGGCCAGCGGCACCGCCGCCACCCCCTCGCCGTAGAACTCCACGAACTTGCCCACCACGCCGTGCTTGCGCAGCATCTCGGTGATGGTCAGCACCAGGTCGGTGGCGGTCGTGGCCTCGGGCAGCTCACCGGACAGCTTGAAGCCGACCACGCGCGGGATCAGCATCGAGACCGGCTGGCCGAGCATCGCCGCCCCGGCTTCGATGCCGCCGACGCCCCAGCCGACGATGCCGAGGCCGTTGATCATGGTGGTGTGCGAGTCGGTGCCCACCACGGTGTCGGGGTAGGCCATCAGGACCTCGCCGTCCGCGGTCTCGACCGAGCGGCCGAACACCACCCGGGACAGGTGCTCGATGTTCACCTGGTGCACGATCCCGGTGCCCGGCGGCACCACCTTGAACTCGTCGAAGGCGGTCTGGCCCCAGCGCAGGAACTGGTAGCGCTCGAAGTTGCGCTGGTACTCCAGGTCGACGTTGCCGGCGAAGGCGTCCGGGCCGCCGAACAGGTCGGCGATGACCGAGTGGTCGATGACGAGTTCTGCGGGGGCCAGCGGGTTGATCCGGGCCGGGTCACCGCCCAGCTCGGCGACGGC from Jatrophihabitans sp. includes:
- a CDS encoding aconitate hydratase, with product MPAGHPNSFDAKAQLQVGDTDYTYFRLDKVPGSDKLPYSLKVLLENLLRTEDGLNVTAEQVRAVAQWKPDAEPDTEIQFSPARVVMQDFTGVPAVVDLATMREAVAELGGDPARINPLAPAELVIDHSVIADLFGGPDAFAGNVDLEYQRNFERYQFLRWGQTAFDEFKVVPPGTGIVHQVNIEHLSRVVFGRSVETADGEVLMAYPDTVVGTDSHTTMINGLGIVGWGVGGIEAGAAMLGQPVSMLIPRVVGFKLSGELPEATTATDLVLTITEMLRKHGVVGKFVEFYGEGVAAVPLANRATIGNMSPEYGSTIAVFPIDDETVKYLELTGRSPEQIALVQAYAKAQGLWHDPSAEAEYSEYLELDLGTVVPSIAGPKRPQDRVSLTESKPAFRTALSAYVDDPINPVAAGAAGQDEASMESFPASDPPSQTSGDSEPDPNQLISAGAGSAGGSGRPSSPTRVRLADGAEFDLDHGAVTIASITSCTNTSNPSVMIGAALLAKKAVEKGLTRKPWVKTSLAPGSKVVSDYYDRSGLTPYLDKLGFNLVGYGCTTCIGNSGPLIPEVSAAVNSADLAVTAVLSGNRNFEGRINPDIKMNYLASPPLVVAYALAGTMDIDLFNEPLGKDPEGQDVFLRDIWPSTAEIEEVVSGSIAREMFVTDYADVFAGDERWQSLPTPQGQIFTWDPESTYVRKPPYFDGMQREPAPVTDIDGARVLVKVGDSVTTDHISPAGSIRADSPAGKYLAEHGVERKDFNSYGSRRGNHEVMIRGTFANIRLRNQLAPGTEGGFTRDFTTGEGDDAKVTSVYEASENYLAAGTPLVVLSGKEYGSGSSRDWAAKGTALLGVKAVIAESYERIHRSNLLGMGVLPLQYMDGENAES